In Opitutia bacterium, one genomic interval encodes:
- a CDS encoding DUF4115 domain-containing protein — protein MQKLGERLEEARKRKGLSIREAAEATKIRGDYLQKFEANSFDFDLPPLYIRGFLRTYAKYLEFDPVRVVSEFDTMMADQGRAPRRETRENYGRVELGGEGSEPAPRATGGGNGLDPVMLKYALFGGGALVLVVVVVLLINVLSSRTESRPTAPKQAAAENSGPQSSPQNPVGIDAVAGAQTLTFTALDNTRVKVVRDADQGIVFDGSLARGETRSFRKVGILRITVEDRSKLRVEVNGQAIDMSQFPWTGNYGRFKLD, from the coding sequence ATGCAGAAGCTCGGCGAACGACTCGAGGAAGCGCGCAAGCGCAAGGGCCTCTCCATCCGCGAAGCCGCGGAAGCCACGAAGATCCGTGGCGACTATCTCCAGAAATTCGAAGCCAACTCGTTCGACTTCGACCTGCCGCCGCTCTACATCCGCGGCTTCCTGCGCACCTACGCAAAGTATCTCGAATTCGATCCGGTGCGCGTCGTGTCCGAATTCGACACGATGATGGCCGACCAGGGTCGCGCCCCGCGCCGCGAGACGCGCGAGAACTACGGCCGCGTCGAACTCGGCGGCGAAGGCTCCGAGCCCGCGCCGCGCGCCACCGGCGGTGGCAACGGCCTCGACCCCGTGATGCTGAAATACGCCCTCTTCGGCGGCGGCGCGCTCGTGCTCGTCGTCGTGGTCGTGCTGCTCATCAACGTCCTTTCCAGCCGCACCGAATCGCGTCCGACCGCTCCGAAACAGGCCGCCGCGGAAAACTCCGGCCCGCAATCCTCCCCGCAAAATCCCGTCGGCATCGATGCCGTCGCCGGTGCGCAGACGCTCACCTTCACCGCCTTGGACAACACGCGCGTCAAAGTCGTGCGCGATGCCGATCAAGGCATCGTGTTCGACGGCTCGCTCGCCCGCGGCGAGACGCGGTCCTTCCGCAAGGTCGGCATCCTGCGCATCACCGTCGAGGATCGCAGCAAGCTGCGCGTCGAGGTGAACGGCCAGGCGATCGACATGAGCCAGTTCCCGTGGACCGGCAACTACGGCCGCTTCAAACTCGACTGA